From the Kwoniella dendrophila CBS 6074 chromosome 8, complete sequence genome, the window ATAATGAAGCCTTCGATACATCCATTAAtcttaaagcttcatcaatatcaccttGACCTACAATATGATCTTGTCTTAATCTTGCTAAAGATTGTGATAATCTtaaaatagctaataaagtTCTTGCTGAAACATAAGAATaagatttatcttctaattcatcttgtttttgttgttttcttaATTGAACATAACTCGATACGATATATTCTGACATTTGTGGAGGGACAATAGGTCTGATTTTTCTACATGATGCAATATAATGTCTCATTAATGTAGGTTCAACAGGTTCAAAATCTAATTCTGGGTGTGTGTTATTCATGTGAACATATGTTACATGTTGTgctaatctttcatcatcttctcttgttGGTGtatccaaaatcaaaaatataacgtcaaatcttgataataacGCTGCAggtaaattgatattttcaacAGGTGAAATTTTTGGATTATATCGACCATATAAAGGATTTGCGGCTGCTAATATAGATGTTCTAGCATTAAGAGTTGTAGTTATACCAGCtttagaaattgaaatgGTTTGTTGTTCCATGACTTCGTGAATTGCTGTTCTATCAGATTCATCCATTTTATCGAATTCATCGATACAGCAGATACCGTTATCAGCAAGAACTAATGCACCACCCTCTGTGACAGAACGTAAAATACATGATCAGTTGATTCGCTTTGCAATATTTAACACAAGTAAGCAACTCACCCAAAACCATTTCATCTGTTACTGGATCTCTCATAACGGCGGCAGTTAAACCTACACCTGATGAACCTCTACCTGTAGTATATACACCTCTTGGTGCGACTTTTGTTATATATTTTAATAATTGAGATTTGGCTACACCAGGATCACCCATTAAACAAACATTTATATCACCTCTAATTTTCATACCATCACCAACAGTTTTAGTTACACCACCGAccaatagtaataataaagctTTTTTAACATCTTCATGACCATAAATTTCAGGTGCGATTGAATTTGCTAATCTTGAATATAAATTTGGATCTTCTTTTAACTCCTCAACttgtaattgtaattctgATGTTAATTCCATGTTGTGATATTGTTTTTTCAATTGGTGTACATTCATTGCTTCTAAAAATGTATCTTGTAATAATCCTGCTCTAATAGCTCTAAATCCTGTATATGGTGTAGGTAAGAATATTCCACCAACATGCACAACATCACCTGGGTTAATTGATCGAGTTAACGATCCATATAAATGTATTGTCATTGATCTAGGTATATGTCCAACAGGTACTTGATCTGCCATTTCTTGTATTTTAACTTCTTGAAATGGTCTAAATCGACTTGCACGAGTTTGCATATGTAGCTGACCTTTGGTTTGATTCTGTGTACATTCAGCTGATGGACAAACTGTTAATGGTGTGAAAGCTTTTTGAGCGACTTCCTGGAAAATTTCATTACCACATGAATCACATGTATACGCATTCACAAGTAGAAGAGGTTTGACTTCGGAGACTCGAGTTACAATACCTCGAACGGTGATAAGGTGACCGAGATGTGCGCCTCGAACAGCTCGGACAGCGAGAACGTCGTTATTTCGAAGCGGTTTGAAGTAGAGGTTGCTGGGGTTCGAGGGACAGTCAAGGTTAGCAAAATACGACGGGAGGTATTTCAGGCCATACTCACTATCTTCTCATCAATTCTGGTGGGAacataccaccttcttcatccctttgaccattttgaacttgatcgttcatttctcttctttgttgCATAATTAAATCTAAAACATCTGAAGTAAAATCTAATTCATGATCAGGTTCAGGCATAATTTTGTCTACGACATCACAAAATAATTGAATATATCTTCTTGTGTTTCTTGTTATGTTGTGTAATAATGTATGGTCGTTACTGAACTATTCTCGAAATATTAGTACGTATTAGCTATCCAATAATCTCGTTTCCAAGCACTATCATTGAGTCTTGAGGTCTATAGGAAACCTTTGAAGAGAGAAACAAACATACATTTTTCAAATCCTgtaaatcaataacaacttcttcactttgTCTATTTGCTACTTTTCTTAATTTTTCAAcatatttagcttttgatctGCTTTCTCTTACGTCCAAACTTGACATATCATCtgctaaatcatcttcatcttcttcatcttgttcgtcatcttcttcatcttcagctaattcatcatcattcgtAGGTAATGTACGTCGATGACTACGTGGAGGTGATACATATGTAGTTAAGAAATCTCGGATTTTTTCtgaattttcaaaaaaaTAAACAAGGAGAtttagctatatatatatatatatagttcAATTCGAACAACGCATTCTCAAAAGttaaaatgataatttaactaacctgtttcttcttcgtaattgatctaaataaAATCATGCATTTCTAATTAGTAAAAGCAATTTGACGCGTACATGCccaaaaaagcaaaagctgAACTCACGTTGATTGATGCAACTGGCAATACACCAACAGCAGGAGCGGCCATTGTTGATTAATCCTTTCGTTTAACCAGATAGGATCACGGagtgattgaagaagaaggtcgATTCAATACTCTTCGAGCAAACTACCAATTTTCGAATACGCGAGTAGCAATATGCTCTATCGGATGATGATTGAATGTTAAAAAGCTGCCAATGTTCAATGGTAATGTTgaaatgaagagaaaaggaaCATTAGAAAGTGggaatgatgaaaaggtgaaagtggCTGGTTTTATTATGGGACGCgtctttttttggttgtttcTAATGTACTGAAACTACGGAATCAAATGTCTGGACGCGTTTCGTGGCGCTTATGTTGAGCACTGCATGCTGTGTGTAATATCTCGAGAGCGgaagacatatatatatatatatatattggaTGCATGAGATAGGAACTAGATAATGAGATCAGGAAGCATGGATACAGCATCGAGTCTGAGAGCAGCACTATTTCGGTTCTCCAGCTGTTCATTTTTTATGACCCATGACGGAGTTCGCATCTTGAGCCACTTATAACTTCTCCTTATGCTTTGCATGCGGAAACCCCGTGTTTCACCATCACACCGAGCAACCCCTGTAGATGACGCATATGATGGCGACAATCTGTTGATAGATGCGCTGGATCGAGCCTGTCACTTTCAGGCGCAAATCTTTCACGCTGGTACATCTCTAAAAGAGTGATAGACCTGCTAACGATAGAGAAGTTAAAAAGATCTGATACTGGAATAAATTCCTATGATGGTAAATACCGTAACCTGACACCTCTAGTTTCTATATCTATATTGCATATACCAGTCAGCCGACATTTCATTCGAGAATGGTATTCTGTATCGACTAATCGTTTGCGtgatactcaccttgaacTTCAGCTCTCTCCAATCGTCTTTCATTCTGTAGCACCAATCTCTTTAACtgttcttgttcagctttcGATTGAGCTTGATTGGATCTTGAGTTCATAGCTATAGTTGAATCAATTGGAATGTCCAGTGATCGGATCTATCGAATAGCAGGGGAAGTAAGGTCTGTCAGTTATAACCGCGTATTTTACTTAAGCCTGCTGCCATTAATCGTCTAGAAGTGATTACTTACCTGTTGTCTATTACCTTTCTTACTCAATAACATGAATTgcattttaccttcattgTTATCTTTACTTTGATTGTTACTTGTTTTACCATTAACAGATTTGTTAGATTGACTTTGTTgtgtttcttcttgtttcttcCTAAAAAGAGGTACAGCAGTATCAAATACAGGTGGAGCATTTTTCCTTTGATCTCTTCTTGAATCAGTTGTatcagctaataattttgCAAATTCACGATCGAATTCGGATTgagcttcttcatccatttcaGTATTCTTATGTTCGTCTTGTTTCGACTTGATCAAAACTAcattatcctcttcttcgtcatcgtTCTCCGCTTCATTTGCAAGGGAACCAACCTAATTTGATCATTGGTATTAGttattttcagctttagtaGGCGGAGGAGAGGAATACTcacatcaacttcatttgaTTCTACAGGATCCTCTGGCATAGCTcgatcaccttcttcacttccATCTTCAGAGGCGCTATCATCGTTTTCACCCGCACCTAGCGCGAGAATCTCATCCACTTTAGCAGCAGCTTCGTTGAATGTCTTCAGATGAGGCATCTTGGGTCGAAGAGTCTAGATCGAGCCAGTCAGTTGGACTGCTCTTACTTAATTCCTTGAAATTGCAACTCACATCAAGGGTATCAGTAAGCATAAAATCAACGTCCataggtaattcagctttacaaGCTATATAAAGCTATTCCGATTGTCAGCTGGAGGGTTACATATGCCAACATTATTCACAAGTAAGGGCAAGAATAACACTTACTTGAAGCATAACGAGATAGTGATCCAATTTTCTAGCTTGAGAACCTTTATCGAAACATGCACCACACGTATCTAGCAATGTACAAGCTAGTCTAACTCGAAAGAAATCATCTACTGCATCTATGGGTGATTCTCGTCCTGGAATAGGGAATGCATCGGCTAAAG encodes:
- a CDS encoding DNA replication licensing factor MCM7, translating into MAAPAVGVLPVASININYEEETEKIRDFLTTYVSPPRSHRRTLPTNDDELAEDEEDDEQDEEDEDDLADDMSSLDVRESRSKAKYVEKLRKVANRQSEEVVIDLQDLKNFSNDHTLLHNITRNTRRYIQLFCDVVDKIMPEPDHELDFTSDVLDLIMQQRREMNDQVQNGQRDEEGGMFPPELMRRYNLYFKPLRNNDVLAVRAVRGAHLGHLITVRGIVTRVSEVKPLLLVNAYTCDSCGNEIFQEVAQKAFTPLTVCPSAECTQNQTKGQLHMQTRASRFRPFQEVKIQEMADQVPVGHIPRSMTIHLYGSLTRSINPGDVVHVGGIFLPTPYTGFRAIRAGLLQDTFLEAMNVHQLKKQYHNMELTSELQLQVEELKEDPNLYSRLANSIAPEIYGHEDVKKALLLLLVGGVTKTVGDGMKIRGDINVCLMGDPGVAKSQLLKYITKVAPRGVYTTGRGSSGVGLTAAVMRDPVTDEMVLEGGALVLADNGICCIDEFDKMDESDRTAIHEVMEQQTISISKAGITTTLNARTSILAAANPLYGRYNPKISPVENINLPAALLSRFDVIFLILDTPTREDDERLAQHVTYVHMNNTHPELDFEPVEPTLMRHYIASCRKIRPIVPPQMSEYIVSSYVQLRKQQKQDELEDKSYSYVSARTLLAILRLSQSLARLRQDHIVGQGDIDEALRLMDVSKASLYEHAASSRNGGAGFGEDQTDTSKIFRIIKDMASQANNLARDADEEEENYEEDELEELNMNEVRNRVLAKGFTETQLMDTILEYENMSVLVRTANNTRLRFVAADEY